The nucleotide window GACGGAGTGCACGGCGGCGGATTCCACGCGTGCTTTCGTCGTCGTGCCCGAGGGGAAGGAGGCGGAGGTTCGCCGGGACCTCGCGGCGGCCGGGCTCGGGACGGCGGCCAACGGGCTCGCGCTGCCGGAGCGGAACCCGGGGATGCGGCTGGTGAACGCGCCCACGATCCAGCGGCTGCTCGCGCAGAACTATCCGCCCGCGCTGCGAGACAACCACATCCAGGCCCAGGTCACCGTCGCCGGACACGTTGACGTGCTCGGCCAGATGCACGAGACGGTGTTCCTGCGCGGCGACCCCCGCTTCGCCGAAAGCGCGCTGCTCGTGGTCCGCGCGATGCAGTTCAGCGCGCCGGTGTACCAGGGGCGCTGCATGGCACCGTGGGTGGTGATCCCTCTGAGCTTCACCGTCACCGGGTGATCCTCCGCCGGGGAGATGCGAGCCGGGCCCGTCGTCAC belongs to Longimicrobiaceae bacterium and includes:
- a CDS encoding TonB family protein, which produces MTRISRRAVPFAVLLALAACGPKSPAGPAPAATECTAADSTRAFVVVPEGKEAEVRRDLAAAGLGTAANGLALPERNPGMRLVNAPTIQRLLAQNYPPALRDNHIQAQVTVAGHVDVLGQMHETVFLRGDPRFAESALLVVRAMQFSAPVYQGRCMAPWVVIPLSFTVTG